GTGGTCGATCCCGGCGTCGGCGATTCGCGTTCCCAGGCGACGACGGCCGACCAGATCGCGTACTCCTCGCGTCGCGTCGCGTCGATCGGGAGGAACTCTTCCAGGATCGACACGACCCGTCCGGCCAGCGAGGCGCCGCGTCGCGGCCGGGCGACCCGGGGGTACACCCGGTCGCGCAAGGTGTCGGTCGCCGCCTGGACGACGAACTCGCGCAGTGCGTCCTGGCTGGCGAAGTAGTGCCGCAGGGAGCCGGTCGACTTGCCGGTGATCGCGGCGATCCCGCGGACCGTGACGCCGTCCAGGCCGCGCTCGAGGATCACCCGGAGGCCGGCGTCGGCGATCTCCCGGCGGCGCTGTTCGTGATCGACCAGACGAGGCACGGCAAGATGCTAACACGCCCGTGTTAGCATCGTTGGCAAGACGGATGTGTTATCAAAAGGTGGAGGGGGAGCTCGGGGTGTCGCTCGAGATGATCGCGGCGGTGGCCGGACTCGCGGTGCTCGACATGCTCAGTCCGGCGGTCGCGGCGACGACGATGTACGTCCTGCTCCGGCGCCGGAGTGGTGCGTTCGGGCTGTTGACGACGTACCTCGGCACGGTCGCCGTCGCCTATTTCCTGCTCGGCGCCGGTCTGATGTTCGGGCTGTCGACCTGGTTCGACGCGGTCGGCGAGACGACGATCCGGTGGGGGCAGGCTGTCCTCGGTGCCGCGCTGCTCGTCGGCAGCTGGTGGGTTCCGACGGAACGAAAACCCGATCGCGGCGTGGATTCGCGGCCGCTCGGCCGGCGGCGGATGGTGGTGCTCGGCCTCGGGACCTGGGTGGTCGAGTTCGGTACCGCGCTGCCGTTCTTCGGCGCGGTCGCGATGATGCTGTCGGCGGACGTCCCGATCGGGCAGTGGGTGCCGGTGCTGGCCGGGTACGTCGCCATCATGATCGCGCCTGGGCTACTGATCTTCGCCGGCTGGCGGCTGGCGGGTGACACCGTGCGGGGCAGGCTCGAACAGCGGAGCGCGAAGCTCGCGACCGGTTCGCGGGCGTGGTTGCCCTGGCTTGTCGGCATCGCCGGATTCCTGGTGCTGCGCGATGCCGTGGCCCACCTGCTCGACTGATTGCCGGGTCGGCGGGTGGTCGGTCAGAGGAGGCGTAGGGCCTCGGCTATTGAGGTGGTGACGGGGGCGCCGGTGGCTTCCAAGGAGGTGCGGGTCATGGCGCCGGTGGCGACGAGGATGCACTGGGTGCCGGCGGACTGGGCGGCTTGGGCGTCGTCTACTACGTCGCCGATCAGTACTACCTCGGTCGGGTCGAGTTGCTGGGCCGCCAGGTGGCGTACCAGGCTGTCGGCCTTGGAGCCGCCGCCTACGTCGCCGGCGAGGCCGTCCACGCGGGTGAAGTACGACGTCAGGCCGTACTGGTCGACCGTCGGTGTCAGGCGTGCGTGGAACCACATCGACAGCAGGGACTGGGTCCGTCCGCTGGCGTTCCACTCACGTAGTACGTCGTGGGCGCCGGTCGCGAGCTCGCAGGTGTGCAGGAGCTCGTCGTAGCGGTCGTGGTACAGCTTGTCGACCGCAGCCCACTCCTGCTCGTCCAGTTGGCGCTGCAGGATCTGCTCGTACGACACCCGCATCGGGCGCGCGTACGCCTCCTGCCACTCGCTCCAGCTCAGGTCAGCGCGACCGAACCCGGCACAAACTCCGTTGACGGCGGCCAGGACGGCGTGATTGTCATTGAGCAGTGTGCCGTTCCAGTCCCACACCACATGCGTAGCCTTCACCGGAGTAACTGTAGACGTGCAAACCAGAGCGAAAGGTGGTCCCCTCGTGGCGGAGTTCCGGGCGGCAGCCGAGGTGGCGGCCGGGTTTCACACCGACGTGATCGCGCCGCTGGTGGGCGACATCGGCTACGCGGCCGGTCTGCTCGGGTGGGGCTCGGATGTCCTCGGCTACGACACCGCACGCTCGATGGACCACGGCTGGGGCCCGCGAGTGACCGTACTGGTCGATGCGGACGAGGTGGATCGCGTACGGAAGGCCGTGGACGACGGACTACCTGATGAGTACGACGGGTACCCGGTGCGCTTCGGGTGGGACAGCCTGACGCCACAGCACCATGTGACGGTGTCGACGCTGGGCGACTGGCTGACCGGACAGCTGGGGTTTAACGCGTCCCAGCCGATTGCTGTTGCCGACTGGCTGGTGACACCACAGCAGCAGCTACTCGGCGTGGTGGCCGGACAGGTGTACGCGGATGACGGCCGGCTCGCTCCGGTACGTGCAGCACTGTCCTGGTACCCGGACCAGATCTGGCACTGGTTGATGGCCTGCCAGTGGTCCCGGATCGCCCAGGAGGAGGCGTTCGTCCAGCGGACGGATGAGGTGGGTGACGTACTCGGCTCACGGGT
The genomic region above belongs to Kribbella solani and contains:
- a CDS encoding GAP family protein, with the protein product MSLEMIAAVAGLAVLDMLSPAVAATTMYVLLRRRSGAFGLLTTYLGTVAVAYFLLGAGLMFGLSTWFDAVGETTIRWGQAVLGAALLVGSWWVPTERKPDRGVDSRPLGRRRMVVLGLGTWVVEFGTALPFFGAVAMMLSADVPIGQWVPVLAGYVAIMIAPGLLIFAGWRLAGDTVRGRLEQRSAKLATGSRAWLPWLVGIAGFLVLRDAVAHLLD
- a CDS encoding HAD family hydrolase; translated protein: MKATHVVWDWNGTLLNDNHAVLAAVNGVCAGFGRADLSWSEWQEAYARPMRVSYEQILQRQLDEQEWAAVDKLYHDRYDELLHTCELATGAHDVLREWNASGRTQSLLSMWFHARLTPTVDQYGLTSYFTRVDGLAGDVGGGSKADSLVRHLAAQQLDPTEVVLIGDVVDDAQAAQSAGTQCILVATGAMTRTSLEATGAPVTTSIAEALRLL
- a CDS encoding DUF4037 domain-containing protein, with translation MAEFRAAAEVAAGFHTDVIAPLVGDIGYAAGLLGWGSDVLGYDTARSMDHGWGPRVTVLVDADEVDRVRKAVDDGLPDEYDGYPVRFGWDSLTPQHHVTVSTLGDWLTGQLGFNASQPIAVADWLVTPQQQLLGVVAGQVYADDGRLAPVRAALSWYPDQIWHWLMACQWSRIAQEEAFVQRTDEVGDVLGSRVVAARLTRDLMRLALLQSRTYAPYTKWLGTAFARLDDSDGLASALSGAVDAASYADREQALVTAYELVARRHNALGVTDELDPSPRPYFDRPAQVIGADRFVQACLANVTDEAVKRHGLIGSIDQYVDNTDVLSNPQVYRKLAAVYR
- a CDS encoding TetR family transcriptional regulator C-terminal domain-containing protein; the encoded protein is MPRLVDHEQRRREIADAGLRVILERGLDGVTVRGIAAITGKSTGSLRHYFASQDALREFVVQAATDTLRDRVYPRVARPRRGASLAGRVVSILEEFLPIDATRREEYAIWSAVVAWERESPTPGSTTWREQRALYRQCAAALLGYEPERGLTEATFREHDDPEVERWAALLHTFVDGLAAQLVHTPREVTAADARRLLKDFVTVCRTDVPKDG